The stretch of DNA TCTATCTCTTTTGCTACCTTACTATTATCTTTTAGAAATTCTTTGGCGCCTTCTATTCCCTGTCCCAATTTCTGATCTCCGTAACTAAACCATGCACCTGATCTCTTAACCACATCATACTTAACACCGGCATTAACCAAGTCACTCAAATAGGATATCCCTTCATTATAGAAGATATCAAACTCGGCGGTTCTAAACGGAGGCGCTGTTTTATTTTTTACCACTTTGCTTTTTACCCTGTTCCCTATTATTTCTTCCCCGCTTTTTATTTTTGCGGACTGACGCACCTCTATGCGAACTGATGAATAAAACTTAAGCGCGTTTCCCCCTGTTGTGGTTTCCGGATTGCCGAACATAACACCGATCTTCATTCTTATCTGGTTAATGAAGATTATTGCGGTATCGCTTTTTTGGGCTATGGCTGTAAGCTTTCTGAGGGCTTTTGACATTAAACGGGCCTGTAGCCCGATCTGTTGGTCTCCCATCTCTCCCTCTATTTCTGCTCTTGGAGTTAAGGCAGCCACAGAGTCTATAACTATCAAGTCCAAGGACCCGCTGCGAACCAAACTTTCCACAATATCCAATGCCTGTTCCCCGCTATCGGGTTGTGATATTAAAAGATCTTTCATTTTAACTCCTATGCGTTTTGCATACTCAGGATCAAGCGCGTGCTCAGCATCTATAAAAGCGCATAAACCACCCTTCTTTTGCGCTTCAGCTATTACATGCAGGGTGAGTGTTGTTTTCCCGGAGCTTTCAGGGCCATATACCTCGGTTATTCTGCTTTTTGGAACCCCTCCTCCAAGCGCGATGTCCAGAGAAATGGAACCTGTGCTTATTCTTTCTATTTTACTTTTTACATGCGGATCCATCTGCATTATGGACCCTTCGCCAAATTTAGTTCTTATATCCTCCAATACCGCGCTTAAAGCGTTTTCATCTTTTTTCCCTTCCTTTGGTGCGGAGCTTTTTTTAGTTTCTTTTTTTGTCATAAAATTTTATTAACTTCTGTCTCAATTTTAACGTTAAAAACCTATAGGGTCAAATTACAGCTTAAGTATCTTTCTCGCTGTCTCTACTTCTTTACCTGCAGGGCTTATGGCTTTAATAGTTATTGTGTTCAAACCGGCACTTAGAGGTACTCTAACTTCAAAGTTGCCGCCTTTTTGGGGTTCCACCTCCTGCC from Candidatus Spechtbacterales bacterium encodes:
- the recA gene encoding recombinase RecA; its protein translation is MTKKETKKSSAPKEGKKDENALSAVLEDIRTKFGEGSIMQMDPHVKSKIERISTGSISLDIALGGGVPKSRITEVYGPESSGKTTLTLHVIAEAQKKGGLCAFIDAEHALDPEYAKRIGVKMKDLLISQPDSGEQALDIVESLVRSGSLDLIVIDSVAALTPRAEIEGEMGDQQIGLQARLMSKALRKLTAIAQKSDTAIIFINQIRMKIGVMFGNPETTTGGNALKFYSSVRIEVRQSAKIKSGEEIIGNRVKSKVVKNKTAPPFRTAEFDIFYNEGISYLSDLVNAGVKYDVVKRSGAWFSYGDQKLGQGIEGAKEFLKDNSKVAKEIEREILKAVS